In the genome of Carnobacterium pleistocenium FTR1, one region contains:
- a CDS encoding sugar transferase, with amino-acid sequence MYQKLFKRVIDVVLALLGIIILLPVFLIVIIAIKVNSKGPIFFKQKRVGKDKVLFNIYKFRTMKIDTPKNAPTHLLKNPDSYITKVGKVLRKTSLDELPQLFNILKGQMSVIGPRPALWNQYDLVIERDKYKANDIYPGLTGWAQINGRDELSVQRKAALDGVYMKKIGFLFDAKCFIGTIISVVKNEGIVEGETSSLKKREAMENE; translated from the coding sequence ATGTACCAGAAACTGTTCAAGCGAGTTATTGATGTCGTATTAGCATTGCTTGGTATAATAATCTTATTACCTGTATTTTTAATCGTTATAATCGCAATTAAGGTAAATTCAAAAGGTCCAATATTTTTCAAGCAAAAACGAGTTGGAAAAGATAAAGTACTATTTAATATTTATAAATTCAGAACTATGAAAATCGATACGCCAAAAAATGCTCCAACACATTTATTGAAAAATCCTGATTCATATATTACCAAAGTTGGCAAAGTATTAAGAAAAACTAGTCTAGATGAATTGCCACAATTGTTCAATATCCTCAAAGGTCAAATGAGTGTCATTGGTCCAAGACCAGCCTTATGGAATCAATATGATTTGGTAATAGAAAGAGATAAATATAAGGCAAATGATATCTACCCTGGATTAACCGGATGGGCCCAAATTAATGGACGGGATGAACTATCTGTTCAAAGAAAAGCAGCTTTAGATGGTGTATATATGAAAAAAATAGGTTTTCTCTTTGATGCTAAATGTTTTATAGGAACTATCATCAGTGTTGTGAAAAACGAAGGCATCGTTGAAGGTGAAACTAGTTCGTTAAAGAAACGAGAAGCAATGGAAAATGAATGA
- a CDS encoding glycosyltransferase: protein MRIAYISNSIIPSQKANAVHVMKMCNALANNNNEVTLYCGVEAREEEDVFSKYGIKKSFKIYRFYQNKMMKRIIPNSLYIALMTLFRLSTKKNKEHVDYLYGRSIYGLFLLRNKYKFIYESHMPPREGILTFLEKKLLTNENCLYLVVISQALKDKYLELFPWLNSSKVIVMHDAADEVMIERNSNEFTEVLDLKDQDSEVVIGYLGHLYFGKCMEIVLKLASTRKKYDFHIVGGTEEWVSYWSRKINYLQLTNIKLYGYVDNSEIDKYYHGFDISLLPFSKNIFYDKNKKDDIGSWISPLKLFESMSHGKAIIASNLPTIQEVLTDGVDSFLVDSDNIEEWGRKLDVLVENYSIRNKFGKNAYDNFKKKYTWDIRAKKIIKLFKDEVSQIE from the coding sequence GTGAGAATCGCATATATTAGTAACTCAATTATACCGTCACAAAAAGCTAATGCTGTTCATGTAATGAAAATGTGTAATGCACTAGCAAATAATAATAATGAAGTGACTTTGTATTGTGGTGTAGAAGCACGAGAAGAGGAAGATGTGTTTTCTAAATATGGTATTAAAAAGAGCTTCAAGATATATAGATTTTATCAAAATAAAATGATGAAAAGAATTATACCAAATTCACTTTATATTGCACTTATGACTTTATTTAGACTATCTACAAAAAAGAATAAGGAACATGTGGACTATTTATATGGTCGCTCAATTTATGGACTTTTTTTACTAAGAAATAAATACAAATTTATTTATGAATCTCATATGCCTCCTAGAGAAGGAATTTTAACCTTCTTAGAAAAAAAATTATTAACTAATGAAAATTGTTTATACCTAGTTGTAATTAGTCAAGCTTTAAAAGATAAGTATTTAGAATTGTTCCCATGGCTTAATTCAAGTAAAGTTATAGTCATGCATGATGCAGCAGATGAGGTAATGATTGAACGCAATTCCAATGAATTTACCGAAGTATTAGATTTGAAAGACCAAGATAGTGAAGTGGTCATAGGATATCTTGGACATTTGTATTTCGGGAAATGTATGGAAATCGTATTAAAACTCGCTAGTACACGAAAAAAGTATGATTTTCATATAGTTGGTGGCACAGAAGAGTGGGTAAGTTATTGGAGTAGAAAAATCAATTACTTGCAATTAACTAATATTAAATTATATGGATATGTTGATAATAGTGAAATTGATAAATATTATCATGGTTTTGATATTTCACTGTTACCTTTCTCTAAGAATATATTCTATGATAAAAATAAAAAAGATGACATTGGATCATGGATATCACCACTAAAATTGTTTGAATCCATGTCACATGGGAAAGCAATAATTGCATCCAATCTTCCTACTATACAAGAAGTTTTAACAGATGGGGTCGACTCCTTTTTAGTAGATTCTGATAATATTGAAGAATGGGGTCGGAAATTAGATGTGTTAGTAGAAAATTATTCAATTAGGAATAAATTCGGTAAAAATGCCTATGATAATTTTAAAAAAAAGTATACATGGGATATTAGAGCAAAGAAAATAATAAAACTTTTTAAAGATGAGGTTAGTCAAATTGAGTAA
- a CDS encoding ATP-grasp fold amidoligase family protein, protein MKKESRNYLLKQFKRLDERKLLSKIPDSFIIKIHYYLRMGTKLNLENPKTLNEKLQWLKLYDRKPEYSKMADKYSVREFIKNTIGDEYLIPLLGVWENFEDIEFNSLPNKFVLKANHNSGGIIICRDKGELDVLKSAKLFNSWLSRNYYQSSREWQYKNIKPLIIAEKYMDDGNKKGLTDYKFFCFNGEPNFVYLSSGLENHSTAYMSFYDLDGSKLPFKRSDYSEFPVDPKLPQNFSKMIELASILSKATKSPFMRVDFYEIEGSIFFSELTFRPNAGMIPFEPKEYDEKLGELVKL, encoded by the coding sequence ATGAAAAAAGAATCACGTAATTATTTGTTGAAACAATTTAAAAGACTAGATGAAAGAAAGCTACTCAGTAAAATTCCGGATTCGTTTATTATCAAGATTCATTATTATTTAAGAATGGGTACAAAACTAAATCTGGAAAATCCTAAAACTTTAAATGAAAAACTACAATGGCTTAAATTATATGATCGTAAACCTGAGTACTCTAAGATGGCAGATAAATATTCTGTTAGAGAATTTATCAAAAACACTATAGGAGATGAATATCTTATTCCTCTTTTAGGAGTTTGGGAAAATTTTGAAGATATTGAATTTAATAGCTTACCTAATAAATTCGTCTTAAAAGCGAATCATAATTCAGGTGGAATAATTATATGTAGAGATAAAGGAGAACTAGACGTTCTAAAATCAGCTAAGCTTTTTAATTCATGGTTAAGTAGGAATTATTATCAAAGTAGTAGAGAGTGGCAATATAAAAATATTAAGCCTCTTATTATCGCAGAGAAATACATGGATGATGGGAACAAGAAGGGTTTAACAGATTATAAATTCTTTTGTTTCAACGGGGAGCCTAATTTTGTATATCTTTCAAGTGGGTTAGAAAATCACTCTACCGCCTATATGTCTTTTTATGATTTAGACGGAAGTAAGTTACCTTTTAAAAGAAGTGATTACAGTGAATTTCCTGTTGATCCTAAATTACCTCAGAATTTTTCTAAAATGATTGAATTAGCGAGTATCTTATCCAAAGCAACTAAATCTCCCTTCATGAGAGTTGATTTTTATGAAATTGAAGGAAGTATTTTCTTCTCTGAATTAACTTTTAGACCAAATGCAGGGATGATTCCATTTGAACCAAAAGAATATGATGAGAAATTAGGAGAACTAGTAAAGTTATAA
- a CDS encoding polysaccharide biosynthesis protein gives MTRRTKKNILIGFDSLSIVVSGLIAYFFLNPYIAVSIQSFITTIGVTISLYLILATQFKLFSKINRYTSIRESLAVIICVSFSFIASALISVVLLKTVSLRFIILTYIFSIASIAGSRIIWRIYNEHNYKKVHGYSVEQQIRTLIVGAGDGGSILIRSLKRNPSDVKIVGIVDDDPSKFKMLMHEVPVIGNINDIPEMAKKHRVQQITIAIPSLEPKEYERILDICNQAEITVNLMPSVEDVLQGKLSVSQFREIDVVDLLGREEVKLDMQVIATKLSGKTILVSGAGGSIGSEICRQIARFSPRRIILLGHGENSIYQINKELSGKYRGQIEIVPVIADIQDRKRLFEVMQHYIPDRVYHAAAHKHVPMMEYNPREAVKNNVYGTKNMAEAAKAAGVGSFIMISTDKAVNPPNVMGATKRVAEMIVTGLNEPEKTKFAAVRFGNVLGSRGSVVPLFKEQIKNGGPVTVTDFKMTRYFMTIPEASRLVIQAGALAQGGEIFILDMGEPVKIVDLAKKVVKLSGYTENEIPIIETGIRPGEKLYEELLVDSEQTDQQVYEKIFVGRVTDIPLTKVMKFVYTLDECSSIELKERLLEFANEKPEKDNDHSNQPEEKGVTIDVPETVQASY, from the coding sequence ATGACTAGAAGAACTAAAAAGAATATTCTGATTGGGTTTGATAGCTTATCAATAGTAGTATCAGGATTAATTGCTTATTTCTTTTTAAATCCCTATATCGCCGTTTCAATCCAATCATTTATAACTACTATTGGTGTAACTATTAGCCTCTACCTCATATTAGCAACTCAATTCAAACTATTTTCTAAAATCAATCGCTATACAAGTATTCGTGAGTCATTGGCTGTAATTATTTGTGTCAGTTTTTCATTTATAGCTTCGGCACTTATTTCGGTAGTTTTATTGAAGACGGTCAGTTTAAGATTTATTATCTTAACGTATATCTTTTCGATAGCAAGTATAGCCGGAAGCAGAATCATTTGGCGTATTTACAATGAACATAACTATAAGAAGGTCCATGGCTATTCAGTTGAACAACAAATCAGAACATTGATTGTTGGTGCTGGAGATGGCGGAAGTATCTTGATTCGTAGTTTAAAACGTAATCCAAGTGATGTGAAAATTGTGGGAATCGTCGATGATGATCCTTCTAAGTTTAAGATGTTGATGCACGAAGTACCGGTAATTGGAAATATAAATGATATACCTGAAATGGCTAAAAAACATCGAGTTCAGCAAATCACAATTGCGATTCCTTCTTTGGAACCAAAAGAATATGAACGTATTTTAGACATTTGTAATCAAGCGGAAATTACTGTCAATCTGATGCCTTCAGTTGAAGATGTCTTGCAAGGTAAGTTATCAGTTAGTCAATTTAGAGAAATTGATGTTGTAGATTTGCTTGGACGAGAAGAAGTTAAATTAGATATGCAAGTTATCGCAACTAAGTTGAGTGGTAAAACCATCTTAGTAAGTGGTGCTGGGGGTTCAATCGGCTCAGAAATTTGTCGTCAAATTGCACGATTCTCGCCTAGACGTATAATTTTATTGGGACATGGAGAAAATTCGATTTATCAAATTAATAAAGAACTTAGTGGAAAATATAGGGGTCAAATCGAAATTGTACCCGTAATAGCGGATATTCAAGATCGTAAAAGACTCTTTGAAGTGATGCAACATTACATACCAGATCGTGTCTATCATGCGGCAGCACATAAGCATGTGCCGATGATGGAATACAATCCAAGAGAAGCTGTTAAAAATAATGTATACGGCACTAAAAATATGGCAGAAGCTGCTAAAGCAGCAGGTGTTGGCAGTTTTATCATGATTTCAACTGATAAAGCCGTTAATCCGCCAAACGTTATGGGTGCAACTAAGCGTGTTGCTGAAATGATTGTTACTGGTTTAAATGAACCCGAGAAAACAAAATTCGCAGCTGTACGTTTTGGAAACGTGTTAGGCAGTCGTGGAAGTGTAGTCCCATTATTTAAAGAACAAATTAAAAATGGAGGACCAGTTACGGTTACAGACTTTAAAATGACAAGGTACTTCATGACGATACCAGAAGCGAGTCGATTGGTTATTCAAGCCGGCGCATTAGCTCAAGGTGGCGAAATTTTCATCCTTGACATGGGAGAACCAGTAAAGATAGTTGATTTAGCTAAAAAAGTTGTTAAATTAAGCGGCTATACAGAAAATGAGATTCCTATCATTGAAACTGGTATTCGTCCAGGAGAAAAACTTTATGAGGAATTACTAGTGGATAGTGAACAAACAGATCAGCAAGTGTACGAAAAGATATTTGTTGGGAGGGTAACCGATATACCTCTAACTAAGGTTATGAAATTTGTTTATACATTAGATGAATGCAGTAGTATAGAATTGAAAGAGCGTTTGCTTGAATTCGCAAATGAGAAGCCAGAAAAAGATAATGATCACAGTAATCAACCCGAAGAGAAAGGGGTTACTATTGATGTACCAGAAACTGTTCAAGCGAGTTATTGA
- a CDS encoding glycosyltransferase, translated as MNTNLDELKKKKVAIICPTLSRGGAERIVGLLSEQIEGSVDELFIFLFNSKEVTYKYKGKLVDLEFDNSSEPSKYRIVYLFNRVVVYFKLLLKLRSEKRKNGIDVSISFMDTPNILNVLSRTKDKVLLSVRINKSVQSTKHKISVSRRIEIRLMKILYRYSDKIIAISNGVRQDLISNFNLKEELVTTIYNFVDIKDIVNKKCEYLPEQYNDFFKNHDVIINVGRFEYQKNQLNLIDEFKLINKEFPNTRLVLVGKGTLESRIMTKVNKLGLANKVLIVPYTSNPFMYMNKAKIFVLNSYYEGFGNVLLEAMACNVPIISTDCKSGPREIITGDFNYNNGTNEIEIFERGILIPVRDDINEEKHYLQRAVEILMSDPVLRKNIVDSATDYVQNGYSNQEIKKQWLNEIEL; from the coding sequence ATGAATACAAATCTTGACGAGTTAAAAAAGAAGAAAGTTGCAATAATATGTCCAACTCTATCTAGAGGTGGCGCAGAAAGAATTGTAGGTTTGTTATCTGAGCAAATAGAAGGTTCTGTAGATGAGTTATTTATATTTCTTTTTAATTCAAAAGAAGTAACGTATAAATATAAAGGTAAATTAGTTGATTTAGAATTTGATAATTCCTCTGAACCAAGTAAATATAGAATAGTTTATTTGTTTAATAGAGTAGTGGTGTATTTTAAATTATTATTAAAGTTAAGATCAGAGAAAAGGAAAAACGGTATAGACGTTTCTATTAGTTTTATGGATACTCCTAATATACTTAATGTTCTCTCAAGAACAAAAGATAAAGTGCTCTTGTCTGTCAGAATAAATAAATCTGTGCAAAGTACTAAGCACAAAATAAGTGTAAGCAGAAGAATAGAAATTCGATTAATGAAAATATTGTATAGATATTCTGATAAAATAATTGCAATTTCTAATGGAGTAAGACAGGATCTAATCAGTAATTTTAACTTGAAAGAAGAGTTAGTTACGACTATATATAATTTTGTTGACATAAAAGATATTGTAAATAAAAAATGCGAATATTTACCTGAGCAGTATAATGATTTTTTTAAAAATCACGATGTAATTATTAATGTCGGAAGATTTGAATATCAAAAAAATCAACTTAATTTAATTGATGAGTTTAAATTGATAAATAAAGAATTTCCCAACACAAGATTAGTTTTAGTAGGTAAGGGAACTTTAGAAAGTAGAATTATGACAAAAGTTAATAAATTAGGTCTAGCTAATAAAGTACTTATAGTTCCATATACAAGTAATCCATTTATGTATATGAATAAAGCAAAAATTTTTGTACTTAATTCTTACTATGAAGGATTTGGTAATGTTTTATTAGAAGCTATGGCGTGCAATGTTCCTATTATTTCAACGGACTGTAAAAGCGGACCAAGAGAAATAATTACCGGTGATTTTAATTACAATAATGGAACGAATGAAATTGAAATATTTGAAAGAGGTATTTTAATTCCAGTTCGAGATGATATAAATGAAGAAAAACATTATTTACAAAGGGCAGTAGAGATTTTAATGAGCGACCCCGTACTAAGAAAAAATATTGTTGATTCAGCAACAGACTATGTGCAAAATGGATATTCTAATCAAGAGATTAAAAAACAATGGCTTAATGAAATTGAGCTATAG
- a CDS encoding ATP-grasp fold amidoligase family protein, which translates to MSKLRRKLQRILKNPYIIISKIIENKAKFLPDAIYLDIFYRASFGKTFDWKSPQTFNQKLQWLKLHDRNPAYKRLVDKYEVRQIVSSTIGEEYLIPLLGLWDNFDDINFSDLPDQFVLKCTHDSGGVIICKNKSEFDFNSARKKINKLLKKDYFWFKREWPYKGIKPRIIAEELLVDETEQSLKDYKLFSFDGEPKMLFVASDRDKKGSDVKFDYFDMNFQKLSFRQMAHENSGYRIDKPENFDEMVNITKKLAEGYPHVRIDLYDINGRIYFGEYTFYHHSGLVPFDPVKYDYIFGAMITLDSVKMRNY; encoded by the coding sequence TTGAGTAAATTAAGAAGAAAATTACAGAGAATTTTGAAAAACCCATATATTATCATATCTAAAATCATTGAAAATAAAGCAAAATTTTTACCCGATGCTATATATTTAGATATATTCTATAGAGCTAGTTTTGGTAAAACCTTTGACTGGAAAAGTCCACAAACATTTAATCAAAAATTACAGTGGTTAAAGCTTCATGATAGAAATCCAGCGTATAAAAGATTAGTTGATAAATATGAAGTAAGACAAATTGTAAGTTCTACAATAGGGGAAGAATACCTAATACCTTTATTAGGATTATGGGACAATTTTGATGATATAAATTTTTCAGATTTACCTGATCAGTTTGTTTTAAAATGTACACATGATAGTGGTGGTGTTATTATATGCAAAAATAAAAGTGAATTTGATTTTAATTCTGCTAGAAAAAAAATTAATAAGTTATTAAAGAAAGATTATTTTTGGTTTAAAAGAGAGTGGCCATATAAAGGAATAAAACCTAGAATCATTGCAGAAGAATTATTAGTAGATGAAACAGAACAATCGTTAAAAGATTATAAGTTATTTTCATTCGATGGTGAACCAAAAATGCTTTTTGTAGCTTCGGATAGAGATAAAAAAGGTTCTGATGTGAAATTTGATTATTTCGATATGAACTTTCAAAAACTGAGTTTCAGACAAATGGCACATGAAAATAGTGGGTATAGAATAGATAAGCCAGAAAATTTTGATGAAATGGTCAATATTACGAAGAAATTGGCTGAAGGATATCCACATGTAAGAATCGATTTATATGACATAAACGGTAGAATTTATTTTGGTGAATATACATTTTATCACCATAGCGGATTAGTACCTTTCGATCCAGTAAAATATGATTATATTTTTGGGGCTATGATAACTTTAGACTCAGTGAAAATGAGAAATTATTGA
- a CDS encoding lipopolysaccharide biosynthesis protein, protein MDKNGNQSNKMKSKVFSGIIWTFLERTASQSVTLILSIILARLLSPDEYGVISIVMIFISVANVFITSGFGNALIQKKNADNLDFSSVFYFSFFLSLALYIILFFAAPIISFYYRMPELTMVMRVLGLYIPIIGFNAVQEALVSKYMMFKKFFISTLSGTILSAIIGIICAYLGAGVWALVAQRLSNVLINTIVLWRIVEWRPTLEYSFTRMKSIISYGWKLFVSSLIGSLSDNLRNFIIGIKFSPEALALYTQGNSYPNQIGTNINSTISKVLFPALSEFQDDLEKTRHIMRRAIKISTYIMTPMLIGLAAIANPLVKLLLTDEWLGIVEYIQIFSIYFIFIPIHTINLQVIKAIGRSDLFLKLEIIKRTYGLLILFITVFFFNSVTTIALGMVLQTLISCFVNASPNKKILKYGYIQQMRDIVPNLVVSFVMGICVYSINLLNLNLIQLLLLQVIVGAITYILISYMFRLDSFKYLSSIILSKTNKWKLAFKR, encoded by the coding sequence ATGGATAAAAATGGTAATCAATCAAATAAAATGAAGAGTAAAGTTTTTTCTGGAATCATATGGACCTTTCTTGAAAGAACTGCTTCTCAAAGTGTTACTTTAATTTTGTCCATAATACTAGCGCGCTTACTATCTCCAGATGAATACGGAGTGATATCAATTGTTATGATATTTATTTCAGTAGCAAATGTGTTTATAACGAGCGGATTTGGTAATGCGTTGATTCAAAAAAAAAATGCTGATAATTTAGATTTTTCATCTGTTTTTTATTTTAGTTTTTTTCTATCGTTAGCTTTGTATATCATTCTTTTTTTTGCTGCACCTATAATTTCCTTTTATTATCGAATGCCAGAATTGACTATGGTAATGAGAGTTTTAGGTCTTTATATTCCAATAATCGGCTTTAATGCTGTACAAGAAGCGCTTGTCTCTAAATATATGATGTTTAAGAAGTTTTTTATTTCTACACTTTCAGGAACTATATTGTCAGCGATTATTGGAATTATCTGTGCGTATTTAGGTGCTGGAGTATGGGCACTAGTAGCCCAAAGATTAAGTAATGTGTTAATTAATACAATTGTCTTATGGAGAATTGTTGAATGGAGACCAACTTTAGAATATTCATTTACTAGAATGAAATCGATTATTTCTTATGGTTGGAAGCTTTTCGTATCTTCATTGATTGGCTCTCTTTCAGATAATTTAAGAAATTTCATTATAGGTATAAAATTTAGCCCAGAAGCACTCGCTTTATATACCCAAGGGAATTCATACCCAAATCAAATCGGTACAAATATAAATAGCACTATATCAAAAGTTTTATTCCCAGCACTTTCAGAGTTTCAAGATGATTTAGAAAAAACAAGACACATAATGAGAAGAGCAATAAAAATAAGTACCTATATAATGACCCCTATGTTAATCGGTTTGGCTGCTATAGCAAATCCATTGGTAAAATTGTTATTAACTGATGAATGGTTAGGAATTGTGGAATATATTCAAATATTTTCCATCTATTTTATTTTTATACCTATACACACTATAAATTTACAGGTTATAAAAGCAATTGGAAGAAGTGACTTGTTTTTAAAATTAGAAATAATAAAGAGGACATACGGCTTACTTATACTCTTCATTACTGTGTTTTTCTTTAATAGCGTGACTACTATAGCGTTGGGAATGGTTCTTCAGACATTAATATCATGTTTTGTTAATGCATCTCCTAATAAAAAAATACTGAAATATGGATATATTCAACAAATGCGAGATATAGTTCCAAATTTAGTAGTTTCATTTGTTATGGGAATATGTGTCTATTCTATAAATTTATTGAACTTAAATCTCATTCAACTATTACTGTTACAAGTTATAGTTGGAGCTATAACTTATATACTAATTTCCTATATGTTTAGATTAGATAGCTTTAAATATTTATCAAGTATTATATTAAGTAAAACTAATAAATGGAAATTAGCATTTAAAAGATAG
- a CDS encoding glycosyltransferase family 2 protein — translation MEEIKISVIVTTYRREASLKTALNSLGKQTYTNIEIIIVDDNADIFWNNKVKDILLNYKKNQDITLVYIINEKNEGSAQSRNLGIDRATGKYITFLDDDDIYGPDKIKNQLTDMIKNQADYSLTDLWLYSDEGKLIEKRSRDYILDKSPKSLQRYHLKYHMTGTDVMMFKKSYLKFIGGFAKVDVGDEFYLMHKAIRGKGKFTYLKKCDVKAYVHTKINGLSSGNGKIYGENRLYEYKEKYFNILSSKDISYIKMRHFAVLSFAELRRKRMLMFLKYAVISFFHEPTQSITLLLKRRIK, via the coding sequence ATGGAGGAAATAAAAATATCAGTAATTGTTACTACATATAGACGTGAAGCTTCTCTAAAAACAGCATTAAATTCTTTAGGAAAGCAGACTTATACTAACATAGAGATTATTATCGTTGATGATAATGCCGACATATTTTGGAATAATAAAGTTAAAGATATTTTATTAAATTACAAAAAAAATCAAGATATTACGCTAGTATATATTATAAATGAAAAGAATGAAGGATCAGCACAATCACGAAACTTAGGCATTGATAGAGCAACTGGGAAATATATTACCTTTTTAGACGATGATGATATATATGGACCTGATAAAATTAAAAATCAGCTTACTGATATGATCAAAAATCAAGCAGACTATTCTTTAACTGATTTATGGTTATATAGCGATGAAGGAAAACTTATTGAAAAGCGTTCAAGAGATTATATATTAGATAAAAGTCCCAAAAGTCTACAAAGATATCATTTAAAGTATCATATGACTGGAACTGATGTAATGATGTTTAAGAAAAGTTATTTAAAGTTTATTGGAGGGTTTGCTAAAGTAGATGTGGGTGATGAATTTTATTTAATGCATAAAGCAATAAGAGGAAAAGGTAAATTCACATATTTAAAAAAATGTGATGTTAAAGCTTATGTCCATACTAAAATTAATGGGCTATCTAGTGGAAATGGTAAGATATATGGAGAAAATCGACTTTATGAGTATAAAGAAAAGTATTTTAATATTCTTAGTTCTAAAGATATCAGTTATATAAAAATGAGACATTTTGCAGTATTATCATTTGCTGAATTAAGAAGAAAAAGGATGCTGATGTTTCTGAAATATGCAGTTATTTCATTTTTTCATGAACCCACTCAAAGTATTACCTTATTGTTAAAAAGGAGAATTAAATGA
- a CDS encoding glycosyltransferase family 4 protein yields MKKVAVVGYHGDGQVTTDGQGVKTSIITSELINVYGEGQVKIVNTYNWRKNAVKLAINCIIAIVTCENVVFLTDENGVKVFPKFFISLNKIFNKKLHYYVVGGWLTEYLQSDKKVKKYIKKLDGVYVELKSMHTGLKNQGLNNVVYINKFRRIKPVSIDSLKKFDKPPYRLCTFSRVLKEKGIEDAIEAVNNINREYSENIFELDIYGTIDESYRERFTDILDSQPDYIKYCGIVDFEKSTETLKAYFALLFPTYYKSEGYPNTFVDAFSAGLPIIASNYKYNSEIICSGKDGIIYDSEDPNALTHELKKIYNKPEIIYDMKINCLNRCSEFLPEKAIKILAENLDK; encoded by the coding sequence ATGAAAAAAGTAGCTGTAGTTGGTTATCACGGTGATGGACAAGTGACCACTGACGGTCAAGGAGTTAAAACTTCCATAATAACAAGTGAATTAATAAATGTATATGGTGAAGGACAAGTAAAAATTGTGAACACGTATAATTGGAGAAAAAACGCTGTAAAGTTAGCGATTAATTGCATAATTGCTATTGTAACTTGTGAAAATGTGGTATTTCTAACTGATGAAAATGGTGTGAAAGTTTTCCCTAAATTTTTTATAAGTTTAAACAAAATTTTTAATAAAAAACTACATTATTATGTAGTTGGTGGTTGGTTAACAGAATACTTACAAAGTGATAAAAAAGTAAAGAAATATATTAAGAAACTCGATGGAGTTTATGTGGAACTAAAAAGTATGCACACAGGTTTAAAAAATCAAGGACTAAATAACGTTGTTTATATTAACAAGTTCAGAAGGATAAAGCCGGTTTCAATAGATTCATTAAAAAAGTTTGATAAACCTCCGTATCGATTATGTACTTTTTCAAGAGTATTGAAAGAGAAGGGTATTGAAGACGCTATTGAGGCAGTTAATAATATAAACAGAGAATATTCAGAAAATATCTTTGAATTAGATATTTATGGAACAATAGATGAAAGTTACAGGGAAAGATTTACCGATATTTTAGATAGTCAACCGGACTATATCAAATACTGCGGTATAGTAGATTTTGAGAAAAGCACAGAGACTTTAAAAGCTTACTTTGCATTGCTATTTCCAACTTATTATAAAAGTGAGGGGTATCCAAATACTTTTGTTGATGCTTTCTCGGCTGGGCTGCCTATAATTGCTTCCAACTATAAGTATAACTCGGAAATAATTTGTTCAGGAAAAGATGGAATTATTTATGATTCTGAAGATCCGAATGCACTTACACATGAATTGAAAAAAATTTACAATAAACCCGAAATAATTTACGATATGAAAATAAATTGTTTAAATAGGTGTTCTGAATTTTTACCTGAAAAAGCAATAAAAATTTTAGCTGAAAACTTAGACAAATAA